Sequence from the Acropora muricata isolate sample 2 chromosome 10, ASM3666990v1, whole genome shotgun sequence genome:
TGATAAATGCTACTTTAGCCattatttaatttgcatttgtaacGTTCACTTGTCGCCCCTCGTACCTTGTTTTGagatcatttctttgtttttgggaTCCCGCCATGAGTAGCGTAGAGTCTACTTTCAAGATTGCTTTTTGctcctgtcttttttttttttgctaagttTATTTatataacccaagttattctcgcattctgattggttctcgcctatgatctattagaggacaggacatagatgacgacagcgctcgattcaagtttgttttgaagtttttgaattttgactttgaaccaatcacacttctttgctaagcatagcaaccaatcagttcgcttcattttgtatagacactagatcacgtcagtgctattttcgtgtctgttaaagtggcgaaatttgaaacaaaaaggcattttttccgtatattttaatttttttattacataaaaccaatagattccatgttaccgtgcgtctgttcagtaatagatcacagaggacgtcaaaatgtggtaagaatatcagtgacacactcggctgcgcctcgtgtgccacttttttgttcttaccacattttgacgtcatctgtgatctattactgaacagacgcacggcaacatggaatctatttgttaaaccaCAAGGACCACAAGTGGAGTATGTATATACCTGTAAATTGAAGCTGGTAATGACTCTGTTTATTACTTTTGCGAAAGCTGAAAACGTTTCATCCTTCGCAAAACGTCTTcatgatgaaaaacaaaagacaaccGGCGGAATAAAATTTTCGTCTTAGTCTGGAACCTTAAGTCTAAATTAGTTCACTTGGAAATTTCGCACGcctgtgttgttgttgttattttatgCTGGCATGATACTGTGGCAAAGTCACCTCGATGCCCTCAGAATGATGTATCTAAGGGAGTAGGGATTTTGAATTACAAATAGAAGTCTTTGCTTGgggaaagaataaaaaagattATGGAACGACACAAGATAATGGTCCATTTCCTTTGTTTAGCAAATGCACATGCGTAAATGCCAcctattttgtgccagtatgctcTAGCATGTACTTACTGTATGGAACGAAAAACTTTGATAGCCCTGAACTTACAACTGAGTGTTTCCGTTAAGAGTGCATTCGTACTGGTCATTACACACCGTACCAAGACACACCTAAACTTACCACATGGAGGGAATAACTAGAATGTTGTTACATATATCagtgaatgaaagggatctgtcacacatcatcatcatcatcatcatactCCTTCGGCATCCGAGGCCGGGATCGGTCCCTCATTGCCTGGCCCAATTCGCCGACCTCAATGCCCGAGTTCCTCTATAATGTTTGCGGGTACGTCGTCTTTCGGATGCGAATCGGGAGCCTTTGGTTCCAAAGCAGCAAGGATGATATAATTTCGCTCTCCGCTCTTAGGCAGTGACCAGCAAATTGGAGGCGACGACGCATTAGTGTGTGTGAAATAGGGGGTGgattttcctcttctttgttGCATGCTCTGACCAATGATTGTTCTGTACCCGGCGAGGAAGGTTCGTGTACGTCCCGTCCAGCCTTTTTTGAGTTGTTTGTGTTAGGGTCCATgccacatatggtctagggaaCGACATTTCGCTCCCTCACTGCCTAGAGACGGGTATCTGAAGCTTTGCTCATAACAGCGAGGACCGGGCCAAAATCACGGGGAACATCGTtaggtacgacgctctggcaccgcaTCCAGCGGTACTGGTTTATTAGTAGTTTGCGCATTCGCAGTTTCCCTAGGACGTAAGTTCTTACCAGATTCGTGGGAAATAATTCACAGCTTAAGATCAACTAAGTACAAGATGCTTTGATTATTTAATTAGCCAGGAACTTCTGAACTTCCTATTTGCTCTTTCGAAGTAAACCCCTTAAATCGTCCAATTTTGACCATTCTGCCTTGAAGTATGGAGCTTTTGCGAAAATGTCCAGAAATGGCCAGTTTGACCAATTTCAAATTGgctttttttcttccaaataaAGCCGTTTATTGCACAGAAAAAATATTGGATAGTAGTGTAGTGCACAACTAGAAAGCAAAGCAACAtctgattttttatttttctgtattGAACTTCGAGTTccaaaatttgtcaaattttgacttcactacccaatcagacacaacacaactgactcaatcacatcacaactgcgtagatacatgggcatgtaggacagcaagcgccacaatgccggtttattttgctcacgatatgcatacaaactccgctcaaggataacaatacattagcatgtaggacagcaagcgccacaagccggtttattttgctcacaatatgcatataaactccgctcctggataacaatacgttagcAAAGTTGATAGTACCGACCAAGGAGGATTGGAAGGTCTTCCCATAATGCTTTGCGTTTGAACTATATTATCGTTGTTTTCGATGACGTGACCATTCATTTGCTATGGATTTCATCGAAGTCGTGTCGCAAACCTCGCCAACATTCCGCGAAAGAAAGCTTATTTATCTCCATTGTTTCGATCTCGGAGCACAGGAAACTGTTCAGTTCGatcaatttccttgtcttcaGGTGAAATTAGTTCTTGGTCACGTTAGTTTCCCCGAGAAAATTGCCGAGCGAAGGATGTGCTGCTTTCTATTTCAGGAGAAAGTGATAAATCTTCTGAAGAATTGCCGATCTCCGGTCCTTTAGTAATAGAATAAACAGTTGTAATATAAAGGTGAGCTTCTCAGCAAtttatttcttggtttttggtttGGCATTTAATTGTAGCATTATACTCTATTCAACGTAAGCAAAAACCCAATCCATTTCCatcgtttgttttcaaacagttcgcGATCGAAATAATTTACTTCCCTTGCAACTATCGATTGTAGATATCGTTGGAACTGAACTGTCTGACCAAAAATTGTCAGACTTACTAACAGTTGTAATGTTAGGCCGAGCTTCTTGACGTTCATTGCTTGGTTTCGTTTGTGTTAGGACAATTCAcgatcttgaattttgaatcttaAATTCTCTATAACCCTAGCCGAGTGCTCAAATAGTAAATGGGCAACATTGCCAGTCCATTTCGTAAATTATATACTGTAAAAGTGGAACAACgcaatttttcaactttaaaagAAAGCGACAGCCTTGTCATTAGTTCAACAGAACGTCACGCTACCAGCGCGCCATTTAATATTGAATACATTACACAGCTCGTTGAGGACCAACAAAgggattttcaattgcttcaaacGCAGACAATACGAAGCGACCTTAGGCGACCTTTGCATTCATCTCATTCATAATTCATTCTTCTTTGACGTCATATTGTTTCTACGGCAAAGACTCCACGTTAAACTAAAGTGAGAGGGTTTTTGGGATAAgctttcttgatgaaaaataacgcgccaaccgtttcaaataaattcatcaaAGATATGCGGGATTTCGAGTGTTGCAAACCTTTTCATTGCCTCCAAAATTAGAtaggaaaaaagaagacaacggaaagaaattcatttttactttttcgGTTCTATAGCACCAAATTCCAGAAGAAAAAACCAAGTGGAAATTCTCGAAAATTCCGCTCCACACAGAAAAGTAATCGGATACGTGGCAAAAGGACTCACACTCACTGCGCAGAGCAGTATGGGAAGACCTTCCAATCCTCCTTGGTACCGacctaaaacttgttaaaggaaaacacactgggcacctgccggatacgaaaacccaaaacccttcgggaacgagggaacgtattctccaaaccgtatgcaagtgccactaccccatggaggctaaggggaaaagttgacgaaacaaaaagtaggcgaagaaagctgaacctagactgattcaaatctctaacggaTCACTATTTGTGCAAtaaattacccataattcccaccagacaccggacccagtcctctggtccgtgccggcaaaatagctatttctgccaatttcgcaggctacaactgtcagaaatatcatttttcACTATATTGTCTTGTTAAAGCCTACGCAAGATATCAAAAATGgcttttctctcaactttttcaagttttaatttttcctaAGTTAGGCCtttttcaacccatttttgcTCACAGGTTTTGAGTCGAACGGGTAGCATTAATTTTTGTAGTGTTTCTTCTTCGTGCCGGATATCATAGGTTTGTGCGAAATTGAGGTTGGGCGCCGTAATAATTTTGTCAGCAAGAACAACGAAGAGATTCAAAACTATCTTCCGGCTGCCCATACGACTGGCCAACGTGGTCTTCTTCTTGTTCCTGAAAAAGGTTGGTTTGGCCAGCGGAAAGATTCACATTAACTCAACGTTGTCGTATCGGATCTTGCTTACAAATTTTTTACTTCGTACTACCACATACTGATCAGATCACTTGTTTGATCCAGCGTGCTACAGCGGGGTTATTGTCAACGGTTACTTGCTGAATCTTCAAATCCATCCACTTTTAAGTTATTCTTTCGTATTCCGCGTTCCAAGTGCTTTCTACAAGTAGGAGTCTGGACACCAAACGGCCGAACGTGAAATCGAGGCATGTGAAAATGAAGCAATGGCGGATTCTTGTGATTGTTTTGGGCGTAATAATTTTACTTCTAGTGGCAAATTTCAGGTACATTTTGCGGGTTTATTTTGATTCAAGTAAATATTATATCCTATTTCATTCAATTAGtggtttgctcttttttttgCAGTGTGCAGATTTCGTCAAGAAGGCGAAGAAATAGCTCTCAAGTTAGCGATCACAAAAAAAATACGTCAGCTGCTTTTGAGAAAAATCACGCAACTCGCCGAAAatccaaaaggaaaaataattcaagCGTCATTGGTAAGTATTTTTCGGTGCAGTCGTTGAAGGAAACGAAGAAAAAAGTGATGAAAATTAATCGTGTGATAACTCCGAAAGCAGTTTAGTTTCGTAAAGTTATGATATTaacataatagggagcttaagcaagcagcgtttttgagccacggacggcaaccggaagtgcgctgttttcgtatttaacttgtcttcacactacctcatttatattgttaagtatcttttcattaGCAGAgacgattattttgaaaatctgagaaataCCACTGTTctagcgtgcgaaatgttcacttccggttgccgtccgtggctcaaaaacgttgcatgcttaagctccctaataattatataaatctCACTACTTTCTGAGTAATCTCTACAAGctgttatttattattgtaGTTATTACTTACACATGCACAAATATAGTATTTTATTGTATGTACGGTATGTACATATAGTAACTATAAAaggcaatttatttttttgtgatctGTTTTAGAATTTGTTGGGAAAAAAGGTCGTAGGAATGGAATGTTGCGTGCGTGGCTCTTGGTCATTGGAAAGTGGATATTCCACACTTAAGTTTAGTTTGTATTGATTAACACTTATTATAGGTGATGCTAAAATGAGCCCAAATTCAATGTGTTGGAAGAATGAAGAAACTCAGACTGTAGGAGAATGCATTCATTGTAGTGATTATGAGGAGGTGAGTTACAGTAGCAATAGAGCATCATCGATATTGTCAGCCTTAGAAAACTGACACATGCAATCTGGGAAGCAAAACAACTGAACCAATTTGATAGAGTATCACTTTAATGTCCCCACTTCCTACCCCTTGGTACAATATTTGAGGTGTTGCAAACAAAGATGGGGTGATGTGAGAAGAAAATTATACTGTACTTCAGGATGTCATCAGTCAAATGGTATTGGCCTCAAaggttattttttttcctgctaaATTTGTGTTATTGACCATTTTCATGAAATTAACTGGGATCTTATGTTTTTTACAGAGGACATTAGTTGGATGTCAAGAGAGTGGAAACATTCAACTTACTATCTGTATTGTCTCAAATATCAAATGTTATAAGAGGTATGTATCATTAAGGAAAGATTCATTGAAATTGCCTCAGGAGTGTCTTCATTCATCATTAGCTGATAGTGGGTGTGGAGGAGTCTTCACTGAGTAAAAGTGCTCAATGCTCGTTGCAGAGCATTATGTTAGAGTAATATTACAGAGCTTTAGATTGGAGAATGAGAGCAAAGAGTACAAGTTTGCTGGTTTGGTCATAGTCCCCATGCATGGTTGTCCATGACATGGTATGTAACGCAGACCAGGAACTCATTTTCAATCACTCATCAACAATTAAATTTTGTGGAAAAGTCATATTAGATTTACAAAAGTGAGTTTTATGCTTCCAACTAATCAAAAATCACTGATGTCATCTCTGTCAAGTGTTATTGCAGTCatgacatgattttttttttttcatgcaaacACATAAAAAACCTGGGTAAAGAACATGAAACTGGTTGTCTTCAATCTAAAGTAACAAATTACCTGAGCACAAAGATCACGATTAAAGTTCCAGACCTCTCACAAACAAAACTCGCACTCATCTTGGTTCTTGTTCttggatctaaagctctctagtaACAATCAAAGACAGagaatttgttgtttttaacTTAGAGTTTAATGCTGATGTGAGATTATCAGACAggcttttgtttgttgttgtttttaaaccAATTTAATGATGGGTTAGTAAAGCAGAAACAATGTAATACAAAAACAACAGCTGATTCTGATGCACTGTTTGAAATTTTAAATGCCCAAGAGGCAAATCATCCTAGTAAATGGATTATCAGTAACTCAACGCAATGATCATGATTTAAACATTGTAGAAATAATGCTAATCCTAGATTTTTGCATGTATGTTGTGTGCCAATGTATGATAAGAAATGGCTTGTTATTTTCTGTAGTTGTCCACATGTTATAGAGTGGGAGGAGAAAAAATTCTGGATCTTTGAGGTAAGGtgaagtcgtttttttttcttttaatctgaATAAGATAAtcgataattattataaaattgtAACCACGACTAGGGCACAGCTTGGATTTCATGGGTTTCCATGCAACAGATTTATATTACAGTATATGAAAATGTAACAGCACAGTACCATATGAACCTTATTTAAATATGGCTGAACGAGCTACAGAATTTAGTAGTACAGTTACACCTCAATTGTTCGGATTTTTCAATTATCTGGACTCACTTATTCTGGTCCCAGTTTTTCATGAATAATAATCACTCGTATTTTGTATCTGcaaattcactattttccaattgtccataatgcactctgtttgccccccaaattttgcataaatcattgttgtgaaatactcttgggaggtctgcatattcccaagagaattccgcaacaatagtttatgcaaaatttggggggcaaacagagtgcattatggacaattggaaaataaagaatacacattaatttttttgtttcaaattgtgATGAAACTCCGATGTTGACCGGATTTCTGAGGCTTCAAAGCACAAACCTGAACATGTTTCATGCTCAATTGCACATAACTACTACTGTGCATTGTACTGAGTTTTGATTGGCTCAATTTTTTGGTTGCCATGTGACATTGCATATGCTCATGGCTTAGttattcagttttgttcttGGCTCTTATCCATATTCTTGATTATCTGGACCATTCAGCCCAGTCCCTACGAGTCCAGATAATAATGAGGTTTGACTGTATTTGGTTTCCTTTCAACAGGGTTTAATGCTCCTGGGGTTAATGGTTTCTTCCTCTGTTGTGTGGTATCGACAAAGACAACTGGACAACATTTTTTACCAGAAACTTCAGAAACAAGTGGAGAGTGACACAGTATAGCGGATGAGATTATTTTcagtatttatttattaatgaaTGACATTCCTTTTGGAAAAAATGTCTTGGGTTTACATGTatttataaaatttaataaaatttcCGATTTTTCCATCCTCACACCAGGTGAAAGAGCAATACAAAGAACTACAGCACAATAGTCTTTTACCCTGGAAAAATTAACGACACACAACttttttcactttattttttattcgtAGTCAAGATTATGGACAACTACTTTTTATGTAGTTTGTAAACCATCAGCCTGAGAGTATAAAATATATGATTGACTTGATTAAATGCAAGAAGTGAGATCATTTTTGCTGCCCGTATTCAAAAATATGTTTGACAAACTTTTGTTGGATTTTATTTGCATAGGTAATATTTTGGCCTATTTGTAATTAAATTGTAATAGGTGTAGACAATACAGCTTGTTGTTTGGATTTTTCTTCATACAAGGGGTTGAAAGTGAAGATTAGCGAAAATAAAATTCCTCATGAAATGTGTAATTATCAACCCTtaatattattaagaaaatggtttgaacccaggagtaacttaccttgattggagtcctgagaaggactgttgtttttGACTGACGATTCGACAACCTGtgtatcacttgactctgaagacggcttccacacaggttgttgaaacatcagtcacAAACCACAGTCCTTCTCAGGCTTTCAATCAAGGCttaatattattacttttataCAGATAAGATTGTGGAAAACCTTATGTTGTTCCTGGGGTAATAGTGCAGACCTCAGGAAAAGTAGCAAAAGGGAACAATATTTCATTATCTTgtgacattttgcattttttttctttcttgtgctCAGCCAAGTttataatgaaaataaattatggTTAGGTTATTGGTCTGCCAACTTCTTTGTAATGTAGCTGCttttctcataaaaattaatCTGGACTAGTACAACCATAACCaggacaaattattattattagtaacaGTAATTGGAccaagtggagtacaattcagggagtaatcgggtgAGCAATTTCAAAATCGGACAAGTGCGAAGCACAAGGCCAATTTGAAATTATAtttataatcataactataacagaattggagaagaatatgacagggGTATAAagtatttgacaggttgatatattcaactccTAAGCTAGATGCTAAAAAagataacccattcaagtgcaactagcacAAGATTGATGATgtgtactgtccaattactcaggcatgacacgTACAACTCTACAATTACAagtgcatgacgtgtgcaactgtacaattaaggCCCAAATCAGGGccgctgatgaccaatcagattcgagaattttgatatagttaggATTAGCACTGATATCGTCATTGTTTTGAGACAGCACTTCTATCATCAAAGATTGTACCAAAATCAGCAGGAATTCCAATCAGAATAAATTCAAAAATATTAACCTTGTAGTGTAAACTTCCATTAAGCTTTGGCTTACTTGTcagaatatatatatagtgtATGGTGTTATACCTCACCTTTTTACTAACCTGCCTTCTACATGTAAGAATATTTACAGTTACATGTTAGTTTGCAGACAGTAGTTCAAGGATGTCATTGTTTTCATAAGTAATGACAGAAGGTTGCGGGTTGGTATTTGTCTGTTTGCTTTTGGCAAAGGATTCAGCTTCAAGGACCAGTCCTTTGGCAACTTTTGAGACTTGAATAGAGGAAGCAAAAAACCCTAAAAACAACAGATAACTCCTTAAAGACTCAGGCATAGTTTTGTAAGTTTCTTAAAAACTGGCTTGTACAGCTGTGTATGGATAAACATGACTGAAATCAAATTCTACGTAGGTACATAGGTCCCACAAgactaagaaaaaaaatatgaaaaattggATAATTGTCAAACTGCTGCCATAAGAGGATAAAAAAGCTGGAATTTCAAGCATTTAGCCCTTCATAAGAGCATAAGAGCAAATGAGGCAAATTGACTATCACCATAAAATTTGACAAGGTACCAAAGTTTTATATTTCACTTTCCCACAGACTATGCACCACAGTTTGGTTTGAAACGAAACCCTTCATAAGAAAAGAATATGCAAGTGTATGTGGAAACTGTATCACTTCATAAGTTATTGTAAATTGCATTTCATGGAAAAGGAATACGAAGGCCACATTAGTTTGCTCAAGTACCTTCCAGGTTTCAATTACACCCTGACAGTCTGCAGAAGTTTTCATCAGTTATAAACAAATCTACACTTAACTACACATGACAACTGTTTGCATTCTTCTGGCCCAGTTTGGTATGGTAACATTTTTCAATccatcttttcttttcttcgcctAATTCAATTTTCTCTAAAATTTTATCTCTCAAAAGAaagttaattaattttcaaaacatCTGCTGCATATCatggtaataattattggaagcTCCATACATTTAAATAGTAATGTACTGGTTTATGAACAGCTTATAACACACTGATGAAGAAGGGCAGCAAAACAATTAGGATAAGACTGTATAAAGTTTATTCCTTTCCCTGTTGGATCAACCTTGTCCTTCCTTATTTATACTTTTTGTAAAAGCTGTAACAACTCCATGTAGACTCATTAGTTTCCTCTCAACATAATTGTTGAAAAgaataaattgcaaaaaattccCATGCCTTCATCCTAATTGTGGGCTGGTGCCCCGTTGAATGTCTTATCCCTTACCGTAAAGTTTCTCTGCAAATCTCTTTTTGTTCCCTCGATCAAGAAGGCCTGGTCTAAATATGCTTGTCTTTTCAAACTGCATCTCTTTCAATGCTTCCTCAACCTATAGTGTAAATACAGTTATGATACCAAGTAAGATGATGACAAGAACACATCCACTCTGCAAGGTAGATCCTTCAAAGCCAtatgattagtaatagtaattggaccaagtggagtacaattcagggagtaatcggacgagtaattttgatttgaaattacgagcccgattactccctgaattgtacgacacaaagtccaattactaattaattgtAACTATAAGAAAATTcgagaatatgacagtggtttaaactatttgtcaggtttatatattcaacttctaagctacatgccggaaaaaaagccattcaagtgcaactagcgcgagcttgatgatgcgtactgtccaattactcaggcatgacgggTAGagctgtacaattacaagcgcatgacgtgtgcaactgtacaattaccgctgaaatcaggcctgctgatgaccaatcagattcgagaattttgatatagttgtgatcaTTAAtagaaagaataattaattcTTAACAAAACCCTAATGTATGTAAATCGTAGTCAGGACCGGTCTAAGTACACCATATTTCAAGTCAGCATGATTTGCTTCACTTTTATCAACCAAAGTATGCCTTTTACAACAGCCGTAATTAAGATAAGAGAAGGTGTTCCTTAGGAAATGGAAATGGATGAAATAATATGTGACAAAAGAAGAGACGGAACACACACAGCACACGGCCCAAGACAGTCATCTGTGTGTCAtctgcagtgccgtagcaagggtaatataagtgggggggcacacaagtgctggaggcgtgagccactagcggggtctgggggcatgctcccccagaaaaatttgaaacgtagagacttggaaatgctatttacagcgttctccaagagctatctgtgatttacgcatatcgcgaattatttacttcgtacactgtcttagcaaaccaatgcgcattgagagtgtaacacttgcaacgtcaattacaaaatacaaaaccaactatctcagtatcttgaaaccagcaaatgtttcacctttcagagtcatcacagtaagttcgtagttattaaactgtctgagttgccttagaggcaaacgtagacttcatcggcaggtcgttttttgaaaacttgccaaacagttgcctgataatattttattttcaacattttatacaggtctgtttttactttttagaaaaaaaactgggggggcagggccccccccccccggcccctccccttgctacagCACTGATGTGAAATTGAATGCACATGTCCTTTCCCTGCTCTTTCTCTTGCTGAAATTGGAGACTTCTTGTGGTCTACGGTAACTGGCCATGTAATGTTAGTTTACAGgaacaatgaaacaaaataaattgttGAGCTACAGATATTTAAATTCTCAAACAAACAGAAACAGTTTACCTCGCCTTTAACTTTGAAATACAAAACCCAGCTGGAGGCTTTGGCACCTTGTGAAGACACATACACCGTATGAGGGACATTAGCTTCCTTCGCAACTTTTGTACAATTAACTGCATAGTCATAGTCAACATGTCTGAATGCAGCCTGAATAACAAACAGTAATCATCAGACTGATCGTGGCATCCACATTCTCACCAAGTGCCGATGCGTATAGCTGAAATCTTAATAGGGGTTTTCACCAGCGAGTAAAACCATATCTCCACACAAGAAAAATGGCGATAATTTTTCGCGTGTGTTTGAGATTGCCAATCAGAAACGAACGTCATTCACTCTATTtagtgccatgaatgaatgggGATCATTCTGTTTTTGAAATGTGAATGAAGTGAGTAAATAATACATGGCTGCTTggagatatgaaatttctcttctcatgttcaacccgctatctcacgagtgagcacAGCAAATAAGTGAgacaaagagaaattccatatctccaccACCCATGAGTTATTCTCTATATAACTTACATCTTTTGTAAATAATGAACAAAAGAGGGGTCACATTTTATGAGATACCATAGGATTAAAGTTAAATGGCATGGCATCCTGATTAAAAAGCTCTTCAAAACAGCTGCTGAAAAAAAGGATTACAGTTCAAGAGGGAATTAGTACAAGTAGCCAAAAAACCATCAGGCTTACAGCTGATCCTGCTGCCCGTCGTGTTGTTCCCAAAGTACAAAAAAACACATCTTTGTCTTTGAATTGCTCCCCAACAGTTTCCATGCTTATCTTTTCGAAATCTGGTGTTAGGTATGAAAAAATAATGTACATAGATGAGTGCCAGTTTCACAGACCAATGAACTCTTCTTGTATTCAGTTTCTCTAATTTAAGCTGGAA
This genomic interval carries:
- the LOC136887433 gene encoding protein JTB-like isoform X1, with the translated sequence MKQWRILVIVLGVIILLLVANFSVQISSRRRRNSSQVSDHKKNTSAAFEKNHATRRKSKRKNNSSVIGDAKMSPNSMCWKNEETQTVGECIHCSDYEERTLVGCQESGNIQLTICIVSNIKCYKSCPHVIEWEEKKFWIFEGLMLLGLMVSSSVVWYRQRQLDNIFYQKLQKQVESDTV
- the LOC136887433 gene encoding uncharacterized protein isoform X2; translation: MKQWRILVIVLGVIILLLVANFSVQISSRRRRNSSQVSDHKKNTSAAFEKNHATRRKSKRKNNSSVIGDAKMSPNSMCWKNEETQTVGECIHCSDYEERTLVGCQESGNIQLTICIVSNIKCYKSCPHVIEWEEKKFWIFEVKEQYKELQHNSLLPWKN
- the LOC136887432 gene encoding oxidoreductase HTATIP2-like encodes the protein MAGAEGQTGEISSTSEKSLGMKAVLIGATGAIGECLLGELLISKHVSKVVSLGRRKATVSASYSVDQKAEEDSGRLEQHIVDFEKISMETVGEQFKDKDVFFCTLGTTRRAAGSAAAFRHVDYDYAVNCTKVAKEANVPHTVYVSSQGAKASSWVLYFKVKGEVEEALKEMQFEKTSIFRPGLLDRGNKKRFAEKLYGFFASSIQVSKVAKGLVLEAESFAKSKQTNTNPQPSVITYENNDILELLSAN